In Primulina eburnea isolate SZY01 unplaced genomic scaffold, ASM2296580v1 ctg368_ERROPOS200000, whole genome shotgun sequence, a genomic segment contains:
- the LOC140821008 gene encoding uncharacterized protein — MASSKLRNSCSFLNFLLSFFNFILFILSAASLAPIISLRLPPTSLGCAFIFVSCISLLSSFVGFFSQVTHFCYVTHVSLFLASSLGQILGILALYTKEKSSLAMFKSPRDPREAKLLVRLECGVLMVMFVVQFGVIILTCAMHRCWVREYEGLEAERDAMETKRRQRIARVQEESMAEAARISELKGKELDEKMNKYGPEMKTDLEGN, encoded by the coding sequence ATGGCTTCATCGAAGTTGAGAAACTCGTGCTCTTTCCTGAATTTTCTCCTCTCTTTTTTCaatttcattcttttcattCTTTCTGCAGCTTCTTTAGCCCCGATAATCTCGCTCAGGTTGCCACCTACTTCGCTTGGTTGCGCGTTTATCTTCGTTTCTTGCATCTCGCTATTATCGTCCTTCGTCGGTTTCTTCTCACAAGTCACTCATTTTTGCTACGTAACCCATGTTTCACTCTTCCTCGCCTCGTCCCTTGGCCAAATACTCGGGATCTTGGCATTATATACCAAGGAAAAGTCGAGCCTTGCCATGTTTAAATCTCCAAGAGACCCCCGAGAGGCTAAGCTTTTGGTGAGGCTGGAATGTGGGGTTCTGATGGTTATGTTTGTGGTGCAATTTGGAGTCATAATACTAACTTGTGCAATGCATAGATGTTGGGTTAGGGAGTACGAAGGTTTAGAGGCCGAGAGAGACGCAATGGAGACGAAGCGAAGACAGAGAATTGCTAGAGTTCAAGAGGAATCCATGGCAGAAGCAGCAAGGATTTCTGAATTGAAAGGTAAGGAGTTAGATGAGAAGATGAATAAGTACGGACCAGAGATGAAAACTGATCTTGAAGGGAACTAA